A region of the Peredibacter starrii genome:
GGTTGAGGAGTCAGATTCATAAGTCCATAGTGATCAATAATCACGGACATAACTAGTTGACCTGTCACGTAGGAGGCAATCATGGTGGTGGCACCCAGTTTCGGGATAAAAATCATGGCCGCAGTGACGAAGATGGCACTTAAGATACCACCCAAAAACATATACGGTGGCGCTTCAGTGACTCGTTTTAAATCATTCATCGTGACGCCCTGGAGAAGCAATAAAAAGCTCAACCCAATTGTTCCCACAATGAGAGAAATAATCGGAACGAGATAGGGATGCTTTAGGAAGCGAGTAAATTCTGCATTGATTCCCGCCTGAATGGGCATCAAAGTCCCGATAAAGACGGCCGTCAGAATTAAAACGTAGATCATATTCGACCTCGGCATGAATATATGGTTCAATAAAAGTATGACATTAACTCAATTAAATTACATCCTCGCTGTTGATAGAAACCGTAACTTTGCTCAGGCCGCAAAAGAGTGCTTCGTGACTCAGCCGACCTTAAGTATGCAAATTCAAAAGTTAGAGGACTATCTCCAGATCATCATTTTTGATCGCAGCAAAACTCCGGTTGAACCAACACCCATGGGTAAAAAGGTTTTGGAGTATGCTCGTAAGGTCATGCAGGGTGCTCATGAACTTGAGGAACTTTCAAAATCTCTTCGCGGTGAAATCGCTGGAGAGTTTATCCTGGCAGTTATCCCGACATTAGCTCCTTACGTTCTTCCATTGTTCGTAAGAAAATTCGTAGAAGAGTACCCGCAGGTTGAGCTCAAGATTTTTGAATACCAAACTGACGAAATTATCCGTTACCTTAAAGAAGGAAAAATCGACGGCGCTATTCTTGCGACTCCACTTGAGACAAAAGAGCTGACTGAAGAACACCTTTTTTACGAGCCATTTAAAATCTTCCTTTCTCCAAACCATGAACTCCTTAAAAAGAAGACCGTGGATGAGAAGGACCTTGATATTAAAGAAGCATGGTTACTCAAAGAAGGTCACTGCCTTCGCGCTCAGGCGCTGCACCTGTGCCAATATAAAAACGTTGGTGAGGGCAGACAGCTTTTCTTTGAAGCAGGAAGCTTGGAAACTCTCATTAATATGGTGAAATCTTCAGAAGGTTTTACAGTACTTCCATATCTCGCGAGCCAGAATATGAGCACCGCTGATCAGAAGCTTCTGAAAGACTTCAAAAATCATGTGCCTGTACGTGATATTAGTTTTGTGACTGGTCCGCTTTCGATGAAAAAATCAATTGAGAAGGCGCTAGTGAAAACCATTCTTCTAACGATTCCAAAA
Encoded here:
- a CDS encoding DMT family transporter, with amino-acid sequence MIYVLILTAVFIGTLMPIQAGINAEFTRFLKHPYLVPIISLIVGTIGLSFLLLLQGVTMNDLKRVTEAPPYMFLGGILSAIFVTAAMIFIPKLGATTMIASYVTGQLVMSVIIDHYGLMNLTPQPINMTRILGVILLFAGLFLVVKKGT
- a CDS encoding hydrogen peroxide-inducible genes activator — translated: MTLTQLNYILAVDRNRNFAQAAKECFVTQPTLSMQIQKLEDYLQIIIFDRSKTPVEPTPMGKKVLEYARKVMQGAHELEELSKSLRGEIAGEFILAVIPTLAPYVLPLFVRKFVEEYPQVELKIFEYQTDEIIRYLKEGKIDGAILATPLETKELTEEHLFYEPFKIFLSPNHELLKKKTVDEKDLDIKEAWLLKEGHCLRAQALHLCQYKNVGEGRQLFFEAGSLETLINMVKSSEGFTVLPYLASQNMSTADQKLLKDFKNHVPVRDISFVTGPLSMKKSIEKALVKTILLTIPKELKKANSKTEVVAIN